From Sulfurovum xiamenensis, a single genomic window includes:
- a CDS encoding type 1 glutamine amidotransferase domain-containing protein → MKALIISADLFEDSELKIPYQSLGELGIHVDIASTKKGAIIGKHGFNVYATITLNEVDPKQYDILILPGGKSPSLIRQEEKALEIARYFFDHDKLVAAICHGPQILISAGVMEGRVATGYKSIAKELEDAGAIYKDEKVVIDRNLITSRQPSDLNAFMQAIKKYLYLASKK, encoded by the coding sequence ATGAAAGCTTTGATCATCAGTGCAGATCTTTTTGAAGACTCTGAGTTGAAAATACCCTATCAATCTCTTGGGGAACTAGGTATACATGTAGACATAGCCTCTACCAAAAAAGGTGCTATTATAGGAAAACATGGATTTAATGTCTATGCCACAATAACCCTCAATGAGGTAGATCCCAAGCAGTATGACATATTGATCCTTCCTGGAGGCAAAAGTCCCTCTTTGATACGTCAAGAAGAAAAGGCATTAGAAATAGCACGATACTTTTTTGACCATGATAAACTGGTTGCAGCTATCTGCCATGGTCCCCAGATACTCATTTCAGCTGGTGTCATGGAAGGAAGAGTTGCAACAGGCTATAAAAGCATTGCAAAAGAACTTGAAGATGCCGGTGCCATCTATAAAGATGAGAAAGTAGTCATCGATAGAAACCTGATCACTTCGAGGCAACCTTCGGACCTCAATGCGTTTATGCAAGCAATTAAAAAGTATTTATATCTTGCATCAAAAAAATAA
- a CDS encoding Hsp20/alpha crystallin family protein has translation MLLTKFDPMRDFRDLEERMASAFRLPEIGSELSNVSGFTPSVNTREGDYAYHVEVDLPGVKKDDIHVDLKDNVLTISGERKTKKEVKEKDYYKKESSYGKFQRSFTLPDNTDAENIEANCKDGVLEVVIPKVERSKKEAKKIKIK, from the coding sequence ATGTTATTAACGAAATTTGACCCTATGAGAGATTTTAGAGATTTAGAAGAGAGAATGGCAAGTGCATTCAGATTGCCTGAAATCGGTAGCGAACTTTCAAATGTTTCCGGTTTTACGCCATCTGTGAATACAAGAGAAGGAGACTATGCCTATCATGTAGAGGTTGATCTTCCTGGTGTTAAAAAAGATGATATACATGTTGATCTCAAAGACAATGTTCTGACGATTTCGGGTGAGAGAAAAACCAAAAAAGAGGTGAAAGAGAAAGATTATTATAAGAAGGAGAGCTCTTATGGTAAGTTTCAAAGAAGTTTTACACTGCCTGATAACACAGATGCTGAAAATATAGAAGCAAATTGCAAGGATGGTGTACTGGAAGTAGTGATTCCGAAAGTAGAGAGAAGTAAAAAAGAGGCTAAGAAGATAAAAATAAAGTAA
- a CDS encoding CDP-alcohol phosphatidyltransferase family protein, with protein MLRNIPNILSLFRIIAAPFLLLAGWLGMVNLFYILFGLMLLSDALDGIIARVLDQTSELGARLDSYGDILTYLSTPLAVWWLWPDLIKKEIYYIIAAIIIYVLPSVFSLIKFGKLASYHTWITKFSAVMMSIGVVILLGFGHNILFHLAVYFLVIEMIENILITMILPKQYTDVHSLWHAWKKRN; from the coding sequence ATGTTACGAAATATTCCTAATATATTAAGTCTATTCCGTATCATTGCAGCACCTTTTTTACTGCTTGCAGGCTGGTTGGGAATGGTAAATCTCTTTTATATTCTTTTTGGACTGATGCTGCTTTCAGATGCACTTGACGGCATCATTGCAAGAGTGTTGGACCAAACAAGTGAATTAGGTGCAAGACTGGACAGTTATGGTGATATTTTAACCTATCTATCTACGCCTTTGGCAGTCTGGTGGCTTTGGCCGGACCTTATCAAGAAGGAGATATACTATATCATCGCGGCGATCATCATATATGTACTGCCTTCAGTATTTTCACTGATAAAATTTGGAAAGCTGGCAAGTTATCATACATGGATCACAAAATTTTCAGCTGTAATGATGAGTATAGGTGTGGTTATACTACTTGGATTTGGTCATAATATTCTGTTTCATTTAGCAGTCTATTTTTTGGTGATTGAAATGATAGAAAATATTCTCATAACGATGATACTTCCTAAACAGTATACTGATGTCCACTCTCTCTGGCATGCCTGGAAAAAAAGAAATTGA
- a CDS encoding MBL fold metallo-hydrolase produces MLQLTFLGTSAGKPTKERNVSAVGLEFEQDNKWYLFDCGEATQHRILRSRLSIGKLDTIFITHMHGDHYYGLPGLLSSKKLDTAFRPLTVYGPTGIKKFLECVIDVSFENLGYELNIIEFKAEERIHFDKFSLKILALEHSIESFAFYIKENDITNKLNEEKLRSIGLEPSPLYGELQRGQSITFQGKKLEPKEYMLSPIRGRSLIIAGDNSKPDILGSYLEEIDLLVHECTYTQEDYDHLQVKVLHTTAKELGNAVQKSRVKNLIASHINPRYNNNSTKSVEVLYSEIKEYYKGSLFIANDLDVYRLYRDGMVEKL; encoded by the coding sequence ATGTTGCAACTAACATTTTTAGGTACCAGTGCAGGTAAACCTACCAAAGAGAGAAATGTCTCTGCAGTGGGATTAGAGTTTGAACAGGACAACAAGTGGTATCTATTTGATTGTGGTGAAGCAACACAACATCGGATTCTTAGAAGCAGGCTTTCTATTGGGAAACTTGATACGATCTTCATTACCCATATGCACGGAGATCATTACTATGGCCTTCCCGGGCTGTTGAGCTCTAAAAAACTTGATACTGCTTTCAGACCTCTTACTGTATACGGCCCTACAGGTATCAAAAAATTTCTTGAGTGTGTAATTGATGTCTCCTTTGAAAATCTTGGATATGAACTAAACATCATAGAGTTTAAAGCAGAAGAGCGTATTCATTTTGATAAATTTTCATTGAAAATCTTAGCACTTGAACACTCCATAGAAAGTTTTGCTTTTTATATTAAAGAGAATGATATCACCAACAAACTCAATGAAGAAAAATTGAGATCGATCGGCCTGGAACCTTCGCCATTGTATGGTGAGCTGCAAAGAGGTCAGAGTATTACATTTCAAGGTAAAAAACTAGAGCCTAAGGAGTACATGCTTTCACCTATAAGAGGAAGATCGTTGATTATCGCTGGTGATAACAGTAAGCCGGATATTTTGGGCAGTTATCTTGAAGAGATTGATCTTTTAGTACATGAGTGTACATATACACAAGAGGATTATGATCATCTTCAGGTAAAAGTCTTGCATACGACCGCAAAAGAACTTGGTAATGCCGTCCAAAAGAGTCGTGTTAAAAATCTGATCGCATCTCATATCAATCCAAGATATAACAACAATAGTACTAAGAGTGTTGAAGTGCTTTATAGTGAGATAAAAGAGTATTACAAAGGCAGCCTTTTCATTGCCAATGATTTAGATGTGTATCGATTATATCGAGATGGAATGGTTGAAAAATTATAG
- a CDS encoding RMD1 family protein: protein MGIIKAYKFTDGFDFDLIRKEVVGTFRAKLLKDVLIIEKDNDLCFLFEYGVVIFWDFDDEEYFLKTISSSIGAIKILEDYKYHISPIQPVKIELDTIYIDSDDELKKLSISYAIEQSIMLGSFEDSIKKALELTEHIPLDLAENGRVNMSRREIAKERGRLFITKSNIYLHFELLDTPEFFWEYPELDIYYQSMRKYLELQPRIEILNRKMNVMQEVLAILADEQNHKHSSTLEWIIIILIAFEIVLFILNDFN, encoded by the coding sequence ATGGGGATTATAAAAGCATATAAATTTACCGATGGTTTTGATTTTGATCTGATCAGGAAAGAAGTGGTTGGTACGTTTCGCGCAAAACTTTTAAAAGATGTGCTCATCATCGAAAAAGACAACGATCTCTGTTTTTTGTTTGAATATGGTGTGGTCATATTCTGGGATTTTGACGATGAAGAATACTTTCTGAAAACGATCAGTTCTTCGATCGGTGCGATCAAGATCTTAGAAGACTACAAGTATCACATTTCTCCGATCCAGCCTGTTAAAATTGAATTAGACACTATCTATATCGATTCTGATGATGAATTAAAAAAGCTTTCCATATCCTATGCCATTGAGCAATCTATCATGCTGGGAAGCTTTGAAGATTCCATAAAAAAAGCCCTGGAACTCACTGAGCATATTCCTTTGGATCTTGCTGAAAATGGTCGTGTCAATATGAGCAGACGGGAAATAGCCAAAGAGAGAGGCCGTCTTTTTATTACAAAATCGAACATCTATTTACATTTTGAACTTTTAGATACACCGGAGTTTTTCTGGGAGTATCCTGAACTGGATATTTATTATCAAAGTATGAGAAAGTATCTTGAACTTCAACCACGTATCGAAATTCTTAATAGAAAAATGAATGTAATGCAGGAGGTATTGGCCATTCTTGCAGATGAACAAAATCATAAACACAGTAGTACTTTAGAATGGATCATCATCATTTTGATTGCATTTGAAATTGTATTATTTATCTTAAATGATTTTAACTAA
- a CDS encoding thioredoxin fold domain-containing protein, with amino-acid sequence MKLKKILLLVFFTNILLNASTIFTLSGVKKVYLVVEISGKTIPKSYKSMIMDSLQTMTDDLKIDTKGYDPRSLAVLVNETPINGSTMINIQLLIGEEVKRLDNYEKTFALTYQDMGHFVLKDGDDPEDAFEDTFDTMLLKFSEQYLEENKKISKVVINEENFASEMHYETNYDEAVKKSKKLQKNIMLVLVSNFCPWCRKFEQRVLLKNEINEIVQKNYIPLILNKEKDPFPKEFDTGFTPIIHFIDHQTQKSYKNVIGYNNKDEFTYILRSDNVAK; translated from the coding sequence ATGAAATTAAAAAAAATCCTTCTCTTGGTATTTTTTACCAATATCCTATTGAACGCATCAACAATATTTACGTTGTCGGGTGTCAAAAAAGTCTATTTGGTGGTGGAAATATCCGGTAAAACCATTCCAAAATCATATAAAAGTATGATCATGGATAGTCTACAGACAATGACCGATGATCTTAAGATCGACACCAAAGGTTATGACCCAAGATCCTTAGCTGTACTGGTCAATGAAACACCAATCAATGGAAGTACCATGATCAATATTCAACTGCTTATCGGAGAAGAGGTAAAACGTTTGGACAACTATGAGAAAACATTTGCCCTGACCTATCAGGATATGGGACATTTTGTATTGAAAGATGGTGATGACCCGGAAGATGCATTTGAAGATACCTTTGATACGATGCTTTTAAAGTTCTCGGAACAATATCTGGAAGAGAATAAAAAGATCTCAAAAGTAGTGATCAATGAAGAGAATTTTGCATCTGAAATGCATTATGAAACTAATTATGATGAAGCGGTCAAAAAGTCAAAAAAACTGCAAAAAAACATCATGCTTGTTCTGGTATCGAATTTCTGTCCCTGGTGTCGTAAATTTGAGCAAAGAGTCCTGCTTAAAAATGAGATCAATGAGATCGTACAAAAAAATTATATCCCTCTCATTCTCAATAAAGAGAAAGATCCGTTTCCAAAAGAATTTGATACAGGATTTACACCTATTATACATTTCATAGACCATCAAACGCAAAAAAGCTATAAAAATGTGATCGGTTACAACAATAAGGATGAATTTACCTACATACTAAGATCGGACAATGTAGCAAAATAA
- a CDS encoding carboxymuconolactone decarboxylase family protein, giving the protein MAHIQLPEFEDMSPEIQKRAQPILEKTGQLGDIFKLLALDEKIYFATDGMIQKYLLDETTLSYDTKESIALLISLENGCKMCVDVHKGIAKMLGMSEDRIEEVLHGVDAMNVPESEKALLNFCIKASGKENYKILKSEIDALKAYGYSDLQILEAVSITGYFNYINTLSNVFGLGES; this is encoded by the coding sequence ATGGCACACATACAATTACCCGAATTTGAAGACATGTCTCCTGAGATTCAAAAAAGAGCACAACCTATACTGGAGAAGACTGGACAACTGGGTGATATATTTAAACTCTTGGCTTTAGATGAAAAGATCTATTTTGCAACAGATGGAATGATCCAGAAATACCTGCTGGATGAGACAACTCTCTCTTATGATACCAAAGAATCCATTGCACTACTTATCTCTTTAGAAAACGGCTGTAAAATGTGTGTAGATGTCCACAAAGGCATTGCAAAAATGCTTGGTATGTCTGAAGATCGTATAGAAGAAGTGCTTCATGGAGTAGATGCCATGAATGTTCCAGAGAGTGAGAAAGCTTTATTGAACTTTTGTATCAAAGCCTCAGGAAAAGAAAACTATAAAATTCTTAAATCAGAAATAGATGCACTGAAAGCATATGGATACAGTGACTTACAGATCCTTGAAGCTGTTTCTATTACAGGCTATTTTAACTATATTAACACCCTTTCAAATGTATTTGGGTTAGGAGAGTCATGA
- a CDS encoding MerR family transcriptional regulator: protein MEYKISELVAKTGVPKSTILYYIREGLLPEANKIKSNVHRYNDQHIELIQYIKYMQEEIGSSNEQIRFALQNQNQSLSTSATMLQPLMNTLSDIPSDAKHFTKEEFIEHYNVDATLLETLLNDGIVLPIHEDDYTDREASMVKLVTYFKEVGVDHNVLKAYVDHAKALSELEYQMQAKLCSVRDDENFSTLWKIMFDTLFNAKPYLFNRNTYQVLLNAVKSEVKE, encoded by the coding sequence ATGGAATATAAAATATCTGAACTTGTTGCAAAGACAGGTGTACCTAAGTCAACCATTTTGTATTACATTAGAGAAGGCTTACTTCCAGAAGCAAATAAGATCAAATCAAATGTGCATCGCTACAATGATCAACATATAGAACTTATCCAGTATATCAAATATATGCAAGAAGAGATAGGCAGCAGTAATGAACAGATCAGATTTGCTCTGCAGAACCAAAATCAGTCTCTATCCACTTCAGCAACCATGCTGCAGCCATTGATGAATACACTCAGTGATATTCCTTCAGATGCGAAGCATTTTACCAAAGAAGAGTTTATTGAGCATTACAATGTGGATGCAACGCTTTTAGAAACACTTTTAAACGATGGTATAGTGTTACCTATACATGAAGATGATTATACAGACAGAGAGGCAAGTATGGTCAAGCTGGTAACGTATTTTAAAGAAGTGGGTGTGGACCATAATGTACTAAAGGCATATGTAGATCATGCCAAGGCACTCAGTGAACTTGAATATCAAATGCAAGCCAAGCTCTGTAGTGTACGTGATGATGAGAACTTTTCAACACTTTGGAAGATCATGTTTGACACGTTATTTAATGCCAAGCCCTATCTTTTTAACCGTAATACCTATCAGGTTTTACTCAATGCAGTGAAGAGTGAAGTGAAAGAATAA
- a CDS encoding endonuclease/exonuclease/phosphatase family protein, whose protein sequence is MQINKHHLCYNYFMLSQLKSLIVKPSLYHHSYSHTVCDDTVPDKFSVLCWNVHKNNDTFSFSNYIEEFSKKKPVDFYLFQEADFKHDTELNLPSLTFSAAANLEKGSTFYGVLTASKCRAEYSKPFLSHGKELIFGPHKSLLLTKHAFADGSPLWILNLHAINFRENRHYYREIDNMIQIIDDYDGPMIIAGDFNSWNKRRMKFLHTKMKDLNFDPVPFSTSDRVKSFMRNHLDFIFYRGIALVEQSIERNHKLSDHHPLFARFSKHL, encoded by the coding sequence ATGCAAATAAATAAACACCATTTATGCTATAATTATTTTATGCTAAGCCAATTAAAATCCCTGATCGTCAAACCATCACTCTATCATCACAGTTATTCCCATACCGTGTGTGATGATACTGTACCAGATAAATTTAGTGTGCTTTGCTGGAATGTGCATAAGAACAATGATACTTTTTCCTTCAGTAACTATATTGAAGAATTTTCCAAAAAGAAACCGGTTGACTTCTATTTGTTTCAGGAAGCTGATTTTAAACATGATACAGAACTCAATCTTCCAAGTCTCACATTCAGTGCTGCGGCAAATTTGGAAAAAGGTTCTACTTTTTATGGTGTCTTAACAGCAAGTAAGTGTAGAGCAGAGTACAGTAAGCCTTTCCTGTCACATGGTAAAGAGCTCATCTTCGGTCCACATAAAAGTCTGCTTTTGACCAAGCACGCTTTTGCAGACGGTTCTCCTTTATGGATCTTAAATCTTCATGCGATCAATTTTAGAGAAAACAGACACTACTACAGAGAGATAGACAACATGATTCAGATCATCGATGATTATGATGGTCCAATGATCATTGCCGGTGATTTCAACTCCTGGAATAAAAGGAGAATGAAATTCCTACACACCAAAATGAAAGACCTAAATTTTGATCCTGTACCATTTTCAACAAGTGACAGGGTGAAGTCTTTTATGCGAAATCATTTGGATTTTATTTTTTACAGGGGTATTGCACTGGTTGAACAGAGTATAGAAAGAAACCATAAGCTTTCTGATCACCATCCTTTGTTTGCAAGATTTAGCAAACACTTATAG